A single window of Brevundimonas naejangsanensis DNA harbors:
- the sufD gene encoding Fe-S cluster assembly protein SufD has product MKALARLDLTDAATFPSRRVEEWKYSDLKRFLREAPKPSGTAVVDAPGPFYDLGGDAIVFANGRPVGVRDYIASGDQTVRLRFISDATGTGHTAAARIVARPGARLLLLETHEGKGSAYVAHNKVEIDVAADAEVTRIVLSDEPDDAISVAEAEVKLEAGGRYRQTIVATGAKLQRHETRLRHGAEGADARVDGIYLLGGSRHADLTSVIDHVAANGTTSQLIKGVVRDEARGVFQGKILVQKGADDTDARMGHHGLITSERGEIDVKPELIIYADEVQCAHGATVGTLDESALFYMQQRGISADEARALLTHAFLIEVVDRIEHEGAREVVREWLTARL; this is encoded by the coding sequence ATGAAAGCGCTCGCCCGGCTGGACCTGACCGACGCTGCGACCTTCCCTTCGCGGCGGGTCGAGGAGTGGAAATACAGTGACCTGAAGCGCTTTCTTCGCGAAGCGCCTAAACCGTCCGGCACGGCCGTCGTCGATGCGCCGGGGCCGTTCTACGACCTGGGCGGCGACGCCATCGTCTTCGCCAACGGCCGCCCGGTCGGGGTGAGGGACTACATCGCCTCGGGCGACCAGACCGTGCGCCTGCGCTTCATCTCGGACGCGACGGGCACAGGCCATACGGCGGCGGCGCGCATTGTCGCCCGACCCGGCGCGCGACTGCTGCTGCTGGAGACGCACGAGGGCAAGGGCTCGGCCTATGTCGCCCACAACAAGGTCGAGATCGACGTCGCCGCGGACGCCGAGGTCACTCGGATCGTCCTCAGCGACGAACCGGACGACGCCATTTCGGTGGCCGAGGCTGAGGTCAAGCTGGAAGCAGGCGGCCGCTATCGCCAGACCATCGTCGCCACCGGCGCCAAGCTGCAACGTCACGAGACCCGCCTGCGTCACGGCGCGGAAGGCGCCGATGCGCGCGTCGACGGAATCTATCTGCTCGGCGGCTCGCGCCACGCCGACCTGACCTCCGTCATCGACCACGTCGCGGCCAACGGCACGACCAGCCAGCTGATCAAGGGCGTCGTCCGTGACGAGGCGCGCGGCGTCTTCCAGGGCAAGATTCTGGTCCAGAAGGGCGCCGACGACACCGACGCCCGCATGGGCCACCACGGTCTGATCACGTCCGAGCGCGGCGAGATCGACGTCAAGCCCGAGCTGATCATCTATGCCGACGAGGTGCAGTGCGCCCACGGGGCGACCGTCGGGACGCTGGACGAAAGCGCCCTGTTCTACATGCAGCAGCGCGGCATCTCGGCTGATGAGGCGCGCGCCCTGTTGACCCATGCCTTCCTGATCGAGGTCGTCGACCGCATCGAGCATGAAGGCGCCAGAGAGGTGGTGCGGGAATGGCTGACGGCTCGCCTGTGA
- a CDS encoding SUF system Fe-S cluster assembly protein: protein MDDAKTDNAISDSDAFAASWDEPQKSALSQAELDKLTDDLIEALKTVYDPEIPVDIYELGLIYKVDVSDDRDVLVEMTLTAPGCPVAGEMPGWVEDAVKKVDGVRSAKANLVFDPPWDASKMSDEAKLALNMF from the coding sequence ATGGACGACGCCAAGACCGACAACGCGATCAGCGACAGCGACGCCTTCGCCGCCAGCTGGGACGAGCCGCAGAAGAGCGCCCTGTCTCAGGCCGAGCTGGACAAGCTGACGGACGACCTGATCGAGGCGCTGAAGACGGTGTATGATCCGGAAATCCCGGTCGACATCTATGAGCTGGGCCTGATCTACAAGGTCGACGTCTCCGACGACCGCGACGTCCTGGTCGAGATGACGCTGACGGCGCCGGGCTGCCCGGTCGCCGGGGAAATGCCCGGCTGGGTCGAGGATGCAGTGAAAAAGGTCGATGGCGTGCGCAGCGCCAAGGCCAATCTGGTGTTCGACCCGCCGTGGGACGCCTCCAAGATGAGCGACGAGGCCAAGCTGGCCCTGAACATGTTCTGA
- the sufC gene encoding Fe-S cluster assembly ATPase SufC, whose product MLKINNLHVSVADKPILKGLTLDVPAGEVHAIMGPNGAGKSTLGYSLSGRPGYEVTDGSASWNGVNLLDLDPAERAAAGLFLSFQYPIEIPGVPAMTFIRTALNAQKRARGEEEVSAPAFLKLVKAASQSLKMDFDMLKRPLNVGFSGGEKKRMEILQMALLEPSMLILDETDSGLDIDALRIVADGVNAMRSPERSMLVITHYQRLLDYIKPDRVHVLAGGRIVASGGPELAHQLEAEGYDKFLPEAA is encoded by the coding sequence ATGCTTAAGATCAATAATCTCCACGTCTCTGTCGCCGACAAGCCGATCCTCAAGGGTCTGACGCTCGATGTGCCTGCGGGCGAAGTTCATGCGATTATGGGCCCGAACGGGGCGGGCAAGTCGACGCTGGGCTACAGCCTCTCCGGCCGCCCCGGCTATGAGGTGACGGACGGTTCGGCCTCGTGGAACGGCGTGAACCTGCTGGACCTTGATCCGGCTGAGCGCGCGGCGGCGGGCCTGTTCCTGTCGTTCCAGTATCCGATCGAGATTCCGGGCGTTCCGGCCATGACCTTCATCCGCACGGCTCTGAACGCCCAGAAGCGCGCGCGCGGCGAGGAAGAAGTTTCAGCTCCCGCCTTCCTGAAGCTGGTCAAGGCGGCGTCGCAGTCGTTGAAGATGGACTTCGACATGCTCAAACGTCCTTTGAATGTCGGCTTCTCCGGCGGTGAGAAGAAGCGGATGGAGATCCTGCAGATGGCCCTGCTGGAGCCGTCGATGCTGATCCTGGACGAGACGGACTCGGGCCTCGACATCGACGCCCTGCGCATCGTCGCCGACGGCGTGAACGCCATGCGCAGTCCGGAACGGTCGATGCTGGTGATCACCCACTACCAGCGCCTGCTGGACTACATCAAACCGGACCGCGTGCACGTCCTGGCCGGCGGCCGCATCGTCGCCTCGGGGGGGCCGGAGCTGGCGCATCAGCTGGAGGCGGAAGGCTACGACAAGTTCCTGCCGGAGGCCGCATGA
- a CDS encoding HesB/IscA family protein gives MTELQTTTRPRRPRPKAVTLTDAAAARVREIMDNAEKDYVGLRVGVKNSGCAGQEYTFAYAEEIQPLDEVVEDKGVTILIEPKAVLFLIGTEIDYEVTKLASKFIFRNPNETDACGCGESVTIIPAAALDAD, from the coding sequence ATGACCGAGCTTCAGACCACGACCCGACCCCGACGCCCCCGGCCCAAGGCGGTGACCCTGACGGACGCTGCCGCCGCGCGCGTGCGCGAGATCATGGACAACGCTGAGAAAGACTATGTCGGCCTTCGCGTCGGCGTGAAGAACAGCGGCTGCGCGGGGCAGGAATACACCTTCGCCTATGCCGAAGAGATCCAGCCGCTGGACGAGGTGGTCGAGGATAAGGGCGTGACCATCCTGATCGAGCCCAAGGCGGTCTTGTTCCTGATCGGCACCGAGATCGATTATGAGGTGACGAAGCTCGCCTCGAAATTCATCTTCCGCAATCCGAACGAGACGGACGCGTGCGGTTGCGGCGAGAGCGTCACCATCATCCCCGCCGCTGCTCTGGACGCCGACTGA
- a CDS encoding methionine ABC transporter ATP-binding protein codes for MIRLEGVTRRYRSAAGDLTALDAVDLHVARGEVFGVVGRSGAGKSTLIRAINRLETPDAGKVFVDGQEITALNPAELRAARRRIGMIFQHFNLLNAKTIEDNVAFPLRLEGRPEAEVKARTAELLAQLGLADHAKKHPAQLSGGQKQRVGIARALACGPSVLLCDEATSALDPETTEDILTLLDGLNRDLGLTIVLITHQMEVVRRVCDQVAVLKDGKILEQGATADVFLHPQHAVTRAMLAEGEEAIDASVAPAGARMARLTFRGPSTYEPELSRVARTAGVDYSILSGRISRIRGEPYGQMTVAFTSGDAEAALAQLAARGVVVEAV; via the coding sequence ATGATCCGACTGGAGGGGGTGACCCGGCGCTATCGCAGCGCGGCGGGCGACCTCACGGCGCTGGACGCCGTCGACCTGCATGTTGCGCGCGGCGAGGTGTTCGGCGTGGTGGGCCGTTCGGGGGCGGGCAAGTCCACCCTGATCCGCGCCATCAACCGGCTGGAGACGCCCGACGCGGGCAAGGTCTTCGTCGACGGGCAGGAGATCACCGCCCTGAACCCCGCCGAACTGCGCGCCGCGCGGCGCCGCATCGGCATGATCTTCCAGCATTTCAACCTGCTGAACGCCAAGACCATCGAGGACAATGTCGCCTTCCCCCTGAGGCTGGAAGGACGGCCCGAGGCCGAGGTGAAGGCGCGCACGGCCGAACTGCTGGCGCAACTCGGCCTCGCCGATCACGCCAAGAAGCACCCGGCCCAGCTGTCTGGCGGCCAGAAGCAGCGCGTCGGCATCGCCCGCGCCCTGGCCTGCGGGCCCAGCGTCCTGTTGTGCGACGAGGCGACCAGCGCCTTGGACCCCGAAACGACCGAAGACATTTTGACCCTGCTGGACGGGCTGAACCGCGATCTGGGCCTGACCATCGTCCTGATCACCCACCAGATGGAGGTGGTGCGCCGCGTCTGCGACCAGGTGGCGGTGCTGAAGGACGGCAAGATCTTGGAGCAGGGCGCGACGGCTGACGTCTTCCTGCACCCGCAACACGCCGTGACGCGCGCGATGTTGGCCGAGGGCGAGGAGGCGATCGACGCCTCGGTCGCTCCGGCGGGGGCGCGCATGGCACGCCTGACCTTCCGCGGCCCCTCGACCTATGAGCCGGAACTGAGCCGCGTCGCGCGCACGGCGGGGGTCGACTATTCGATCCTGTCGGGCCGCATCAGCCGTATTCGCGGCGAGCCCTACGGCCAGATGACGGTTGCCTTCACCAGCGGCGACGCCGAGGCGGCCCTGGCGCAATTGGCCGCGCGCGGCGTCGTGGTGGAGGCGGTCTGA
- a CDS encoding aminotransferase class V-fold PLP-dependent enzyme, with translation MADGSPVINAPVNKVGETGFDPYAARAQFPILSRQVNGKPLVYLDSAASAQKPRAVIDALVASMEGSYANVHRGLHTLSNEATEAYEQAREIVARFLNAPSPETIVWTKGGTEAINLVANGVGLSIQPGDEIIVTEMEHHSNIVPWHILRERRGAVLKWAPIKDDGSLDMEAFAALLGPKTRLVAVTHMSNVLGTINPVAEITRLAHAAGARVLIDGCQGAVHATPDVQAIGCDYYVLTGHKLFGPTGIGVLYGTAEALEALPPYQGGGEMIETVEKDRVTYAKPPHRFEAGTPPILEAIGLGAAIEWLSQYDPAAVQAHEQALYRHAVERLAERDWVRILGQAEGKGALLTFAVEGAHAHDVAQIMDRYGVAVRAGLHCAEPLAKRLGVSASTRASFALYNTMEDTDAFVDALIKARNFFV, from the coding sequence ATGGCTGACGGCTCGCCTGTGATCAATGCGCCTGTGAACAAGGTTGGCGAGACGGGGTTCGACCCCTATGCCGCCCGCGCGCAGTTCCCGATCCTGTCGCGTCAGGTGAACGGCAAGCCCCTGGTCTATCTGGACAGCGCCGCCTCAGCTCAGAAGCCGCGCGCGGTGATCGACGCCCTGGTCGCGTCGATGGAAGGCTCCTACGCCAACGTTCACCGGGGTCTTCACACCCTGTCGAACGAGGCGACCGAGGCCTATGAGCAGGCGCGCGAGATCGTCGCCCGCTTCCTGAACGCCCCGTCGCCCGAGACCATCGTCTGGACCAAGGGCGGCACCGAGGCGATCAATCTGGTCGCCAACGGCGTCGGTCTGTCGATCCAGCCGGGCGACGAGATCATCGTCACCGAAATGGAGCACCACTCCAACATCGTGCCCTGGCACATCCTGCGCGAGCGGCGCGGGGCGGTGCTGAAATGGGCGCCGATCAAGGACGACGGTTCGCTGGACATGGAGGCCTTCGCCGCCCTACTGGGGCCGAAGACTAGGCTGGTCGCCGTCACCCATATGTCCAACGTGCTGGGCACCATCAATCCGGTCGCCGAGATCACCCGCCTGGCCCACGCGGCCGGCGCGCGAGTGCTGATCGACGGCTGTCAGGGCGCGGTCCATGCGACGCCGGACGTTCAGGCTATCGGCTGCGACTACTATGTCTTGACCGGCCACAAGCTGTTCGGCCCGACCGGCATCGGCGTCCTGTACGGCACGGCCGAGGCGCTGGAGGCCCTGCCGCCGTATCAGGGCGGCGGCGAGATGATCGAGACGGTCGAGAAGGATCGCGTCACCTACGCCAAACCGCCGCATCGCTTTGAAGCCGGGACGCCGCCGATCCTTGAGGCCATTGGTCTGGGCGCGGCGATCGAATGGCTGTCGCAGTATGATCCGGCCGCTGTTCAGGCGCACGAACAGGCTCTATATCGCCACGCCGTCGAGCGTCTGGCCGAGCGTGACTGGGTGCGGATTCTGGGCCAGGCGGAAGGGAAGGGCGCTTTGCTGACCTTCGCCGTCGAGGGCGCCCATGCTCATGACGTGGCGCAGATCATGGATCGTTACGGCGTCGCCGTGCGCGCCGGGCTGCACTGCGCCGAGCCGCTAGCGAAAAGACTAGGCGTGAGCGCAAGCACGCGCGCCTCCTTCGCCCTATATAACACCATGGAGGATACAGACGCCTTCGTGGACGCGCTGATCAAGGCGCGCAACTTCTTCGTGTGA
- a CDS encoding MetQ/NlpA family ABC transporter substrate-binding protein, giving the protein MIRRSLLLSAVAVLTLAACGQGADKKAGAEGAPLLVGATAVPHAEILEQVKPILAAEGVPIEIKVFNDYVQPNVQLAEKRLDVNYFQTKPYLDEFNTARGTSLITVAGIHVEPLGLYSRKHKALADLPNGAQVVLPNDASNTGRALLLLQAAGLITLKDTQNPLQTVRDIATNPKALKFQEVEAATIPRILPQVDGAVINTNYALDAGLKPKTDALQLEGADSPYVNYLVARPDNQNDPRVQALAKALRGQAIKDFIASKYEGAVIPAA; this is encoded by the coding sequence ATGATCCGCCGTTCGCTGCTGCTGTCCGCCGTCGCTGTTCTGACGCTCGCCGCCTGCGGTCAGGGGGCGGACAAGAAGGCGGGGGCTGAGGGCGCGCCCCTGCTGGTCGGCGCCACCGCCGTGCCGCACGCAGAAATCCTGGAGCAAGTGAAGCCCATCCTGGCCGCCGAAGGCGTGCCGATCGAGATCAAGGTCTTCAACGACTACGTTCAGCCCAACGTGCAACTCGCTGAAAAGCGGTTGGATGTGAACTACTTCCAGACCAAGCCCTATCTGGACGAGTTCAACACCGCGCGCGGCACGTCGCTGATCACCGTCGCCGGCATCCACGTCGAGCCGCTGGGCCTGTATTCGCGCAAGCATAAGGCGCTGGCCGACCTGCCGAACGGCGCCCAGGTGGTTCTGCCCAACGACGCCTCCAACACCGGGCGCGCCCTGCTGCTGCTGCAGGCGGCGGGCCTGATCACCCTGAAAGATACGCAGAACCCGCTGCAGACGGTGCGCGACATCGCCACCAACCCCAAGGCGCTGAAGTTCCAGGAAGTCGAGGCCGCCACCATCCCGCGCATCCTGCCGCAGGTCGACGGCGCGGTGATCAACACCAACTACGCCCTCGACGCCGGGCTCAAGCCCAAGACCGACGCCCTTCAGCTTGAAGGCGCCGACAGCCCCTATGTGAACTATCTGGTCGCCCGCCCCGACAATCAGAACGACCCGCGCGTTCAGGCTCTCGCCAAGGCCCTGCGTGGTCAGGCGATCAAGGACTTCATCGCCTCGAAATACGAAGGCGCGGTGATCCCGGCGGCCTAG
- a CDS encoding GGDEF domain-containing protein, whose protein sequence is MTTQVETTVRSPEAYALAHRAVDAMQAASVWPTPLNFELWLHYLGDPEGTLGQEISRLLATGAPFTDSTAEMLAAEFLPRGRLSEEIRDAGAVLNRELAAVAGAIDKARESQATYGNTLAEAADRMANSGTPDDLTDLVACLADATRRIRRHTAALERRLESSNREVTKLRDHMEQVRRDAMTDALTNLANRKAFDEHLLRLCDQAENGGGSLGLAIIDIDHFKRFNDTWGHQTGDQVLRYVGSVLGRVSRAPRIAARYGGEEFAVIFPGETAGAIEAALNAIREEIASRALRRRSTNDDLGAVTISVGFGVRRAGESAGQLLARADEALYASKRSGRNKVTAAAEAVSDAA, encoded by the coding sequence ATGACCACGCAGGTGGAAACCACGGTTCGCAGTCCGGAAGCCTATGCTCTGGCGCATCGCGCCGTGGACGCCATGCAGGCGGCCTCAGTCTGGCCGACGCCGCTGAATTTTGAGCTGTGGCTTCACTATCTGGGCGATCCCGAGGGAACCCTGGGGCAGGAGATTTCGCGGCTGCTCGCCACGGGCGCGCCCTTCACCGATTCGACGGCGGAAATGCTCGCCGCCGAATTCCTGCCGCGCGGGCGCCTGTCCGAAGAAATCCGCGACGCCGGCGCCGTGCTGAATCGCGAGCTCGCCGCAGTGGCCGGCGCCATCGACAAGGCCCGCGAAAGCCAGGCCACCTATGGCAACACCCTGGCCGAGGCCGCCGATCGCATGGCCAATTCAGGGACCCCGGACGATCTTACCGATCTGGTCGCGTGTCTGGCGGATGCGACGCGCCGGATTCGACGTCATACCGCCGCGCTGGAACGCCGTTTAGAATCCTCGAATCGCGAAGTCACCAAGCTGCGCGATCATATGGAGCAGGTGCGCCGCGACGCGATGACGGACGCCCTGACCAATCTGGCCAACCGCAAGGCGTTCGATGAACACCTGTTGCGCCTATGCGATCAGGCGGAAAACGGCGGCGGCTCGCTCGGCCTTGCGATCATCGATATCGACCATTTCAAGCGGTTCAACGACACCTGGGGGCACCAGACGGGCGATCAGGTGTTGCGCTATGTCGGCAGCGTCTTGGGACGCGTGTCGCGCGCGCCGCGTATCGCCGCCCGCTATGGCGGCGAGGAATTCGCAGTCATCTTCCCAGGTGAAACGGCGGGCGCAATAGAGGCCGCGTTGAACGCGATCCGCGAGGAAATAGCCTCCCGCGCCCTGCGGCGCCGCTCGACCAACGACGACCTGGGCGCCGTGACCATATCCGTCGGCTTTGGCGTGCGTCGCGCGGGCGAAAGCGCCGGGCAGCTGCTGGCGCGGGCGGACGAAGCGCTCTACGCGTCCAAGCGCAGCGGGCGCAACAAGGTGACCGCCGCCGCCGAGGCCGTATCCGACGCCGCCTGA
- a CDS encoding DEAD/DEAH box helicase — MTEFSKLGLSPTTLQAVADTGYTIATPIQEQAIPVALAGRDVLGIAQTGTGKTAAFTLPMVDRLASGRARARMPRALVLAPTRELADQVAESFAKYAKGTKLNWVLLIGGVSMGDQVAALNKGVDVLIATPGRLLDLFDRGKMLLTGVELMVVDEADRMLDMGFIPDIERIFKLTPPRRQTLFFSATMPPEITRLTQQFLKDPTRIEASRPATTADTITQHITRLPTSDPKAKRTALRALVQRGDVQNGIVFCNRKSEVDIVAKSLQVHGFDAAPIHGDLDQSLRTKTLADFRSGALKLLVASDVAARGLDIPAVSHVFNYDVPHHADDYVHRIGRTGRAGRLGEAFMIVTPSDDKSLDKVLKLIKKEPVELPLDGIDFASIQDRPRDDSRSSRGRGRGERSERSERGSRSRRSVEEAPVEAETLIETAPTPAPEAEAAPQRARSRKKTEAKATPAPQKTPQKAKQAEDRQPASFTGNPFGDDVPAFLRRPVVLAG; from the coding sequence ATGACTGAGTTTTCTAAACTGGGCCTCTCGCCCACGACCCTGCAGGCGGTCGCCGACACCGGCTACACGATCGCCACTCCGATCCAGGAACAGGCCATCCCGGTGGCCCTGGCCGGACGCGATGTCCTCGGCATCGCCCAGACCGGCACCGGCAAGACGGCGGCCTTCACCCTGCCTATGGTCGACCGCCTCGCCTCGGGGCGCGCCCGCGCCCGGATGCCGCGCGCCCTGGTGCTGGCCCCGACCCGCGAACTGGCCGACCAAGTGGCCGAGAGCTTCGCCAAATACGCCAAGGGCACCAAGCTGAACTGGGTGCTGCTGATCGGCGGCGTGTCCATGGGCGACCAGGTCGCCGCCCTGAACAAGGGCGTGGACGTGCTGATCGCCACGCCGGGCCGCCTGCTGGACCTGTTCGATCGCGGCAAGATGCTGCTGACCGGCGTCGAGCTGATGGTGGTCGATGAGGCCGACCGCATGCTGGACATGGGCTTCATCCCCGACATCGAGCGCATCTTCAAACTGACGCCGCCGCGTCGCCAGACCCTGTTCTTCTCGGCGACCATGCCGCCGGAGATCACGCGCCTGACGCAGCAGTTCCTCAAGGATCCCACCCGGATCGAGGCGTCGCGCCCGGCGACGACCGCCGACACCATCACCCAGCACATCACCCGCCTGCCGACCTCGGACCCCAAGGCCAAGCGCACGGCGCTGCGCGCTTTGGTGCAGCGCGGCGACGTCCAGAACGGCATCGTGTTCTGCAACCGCAAGTCGGAAGTCGACATTGTCGCCAAGTCTCTGCAGGTCCACGGTTTCGACGCCGCGCCGATCCATGGCGACCTGGACCAATCGCTGCGCACGAAGACCCTGGCCGACTTCCGCAGCGGCGCGTTGAAGCTGCTGGTCGCCTCCGACGTCGCCGCGCGCGGCCTCGACATCCCGGCGGTCAGCCACGTCTTCAACTATGACGTTCCGCACCACGCCGACGACTACGTCCACCGCATCGGCCGCACCGGCCGCGCCGGACGCCTGGGCGAGGCCTTCATGATCGTGACGCCGTCCGACGACAAGTCGTTGGACAAGGTGCTGAAGCTGATCAAGAAGGAGCCGGTTGAACTGCCGCTGGACGGTATCGACTTCGCCTCCATCCAGGACCGCCCCCGCGACGACAGCCGCTCAAGCCGCGGCCGTGGACGGGGCGAACGCAGCGAACGCAGCGAACGCGGCAGCCGCTCGCGTCGATCGGTCGAAGAAGCCCCCGTCGAGGCCGAAACGCTGATTGAAACAGCGCCGACGCCTGCGCCCGAAGCCGAAGCGGCGCCTCAACGCGCGCGCAGCCGCAAGAAGACCGAGGCCAAGGCGACGCCAGCGCCCCAGAAGACGCCCCAAAAGGCTAAACAGGCGGAAGACCGTCAGCCCGCGTCCTTCACTGGAAATCCTTTCGGCGATGATGTCCCGGCCTTCCTGCGTCGTCCGGTCGTTCTGGCCGGATAA
- a CDS encoding methionine ABC transporter permease produces the protein MFANVDWADIGKATVDTLLMLGGSLVLTVILGVPLGVLLYLSGKGRLAANPVLNAVLSFVVNVLRSVPFIILLIVMLPLTVLLVGTSLGVAGAIPPLVVGAAPFYARLVETALREVDKGVVEATQAMGGSTFQIVTRALLPEAMPGIIAGATVTAIALVSYTAMAGVVGAGGLGDLAIRFGYQRFQTDVMVVTVVLLLILVQILQMIGDRLVAKVSHR, from the coding sequence ATGTTCGCCAATGTGGACTGGGCCGATATCGGCAAGGCGACGGTCGACACCCTGCTGATGCTGGGCGGGTCGCTGGTGCTGACCGTGATCCTGGGCGTGCCGCTGGGCGTGCTGCTATACTTGTCGGGCAAGGGGCGGCTGGCCGCCAATCCGGTGCTGAACGCCGTCCTGTCCTTCGTGGTCAATGTGCTGCGTTCGGTGCCCTTCATCATCCTGCTGATCGTCATGCTGCCGCTGACGGTGCTGCTGGTCGGCACGTCGCTGGGCGTGGCCGGGGCCATTCCGCCTTTGGTCGTCGGGGCCGCGCCCTTCTATGCGCGTCTGGTCGAGACGGCGCTGCGCGAGGTGGACAAGGGCGTCGTCGAGGCGACCCAGGCCATGGGCGGCTCGACCTTCCAGATCGTCACGCGCGCCCTGCTGCCGGAGGCCATGCCGGGCATCATCGCCGGCGCGACCGTCACCGCCATCGCCCTTGTCAGCTACACCGCCATGGCGGGCGTAGTGGGGGCGGGCGGTCTGGGCGACCTGGCCATTCGCTTCGGGTATCAGCGCTTCCAGACCGATGTCATGGTGGTGACCGTAGTTCTGCTGCTGATCCTCGTACAAATTCTGCAGATGATCGGCGACCGTCTTGTCGCTAAGGTCTCGCACCGCTGA
- a CDS encoding lysophospholipid acyltransferase family protein, translated as MRSLLFNIAYWALSITYGLAAAFAALAPGRKATSWIIRRYVRRMVQAMSLFAGIRIETRGKERLPQGAFIIASKHQSWGDGFATYDQFDDVAFVTGDHLEKFPLLGTVLKKLGAIVVNNCGGHAARAALRERAADANREGRKILIYPEGHLARVGEKFRYRSGVWHMYRDFDMPVVPLATNLGLFWPLEEFHKNPGTATLEFLEPIPTGLPKAEFLDRLEAAVEGKTAELIAEATGQPVTPAVLVESKEESAQAAAAAKAVSAAA; from the coding sequence ATGCGAAGCCTGCTGTTCAACATCGCCTATTGGGCGCTTTCCATCACCTACGGCCTGGCCGCCGCCTTTGCGGCACTGGCGCCGGGCCGCAAGGCCACGAGCTGGATCATCCGCCGCTATGTCCGGCGCATGGTGCAGGCCATGAGCCTGTTCGCAGGCATCCGCATCGAGACGCGCGGCAAGGAACGCCTCCCGCAAGGCGCCTTCATCATCGCCTCGAAGCATCAGAGCTGGGGCGACGGCTTCGCCACCTATGACCAGTTCGACGACGTGGCTTTCGTCACCGGCGACCATCTGGAGAAGTTCCCCCTGCTGGGAACGGTGCTCAAGAAGCTGGGCGCCATCGTCGTCAACAACTGCGGCGGCCACGCCGCCCGCGCCGCCCTCAGGGAACGCGCCGCCGACGCCAATCGCGAGGGGCGCAAGATCCTGATCTATCCCGAAGGCCACCTGGCCCGGGTCGGCGAGAAGTTCCGCTATCGCTCGGGCGTCTGGCACATGTATCGCGACTTCGACATGCCGGTCGTGCCGCTGGCGACCAATCTGGGCCTGTTCTGGCCGCTGGAGGAGTTCCACAAAAACCCCGGCACGGCGACGCTCGAATTCCTCGAACCAATCCCGACGGGCCTGCCGAAGGCCGAGTTCCTGGACCGGCTGGAAGCCGCTGTGGAAGGCAAGACGGCCGAACTGATCGCCGAGGCGACCGGGCAGCCGGTCACGCCGGCCGTCCTCGTCGAATCCAAGGAAGAATCCGCCCAGGCCGCCGCAGCGGCCAAGGCGGTCAGCGCTGCAGCCTAG